From the Marinomonas sp. THO17 genome, one window contains:
- the modF gene encoding molybdate ABC transporter ATP-binding protein ModF → MATDIRLTQLTVDFDESFTLNKLNWQLSSDQHWVITGANGSGKSALAALLAGMGEVKSGQLEGRPKRPALVSFEAQAELIARELKKDDADIMDVISEGTPVHEILFEDCQDETLAKELIDKFALNHLQDRAFRKLSTGETRKVLLIRALCSKPDLLILDEPFDGLDAATLTLLQAHLTSIVDSTPMVLVLNRFDEMPDFITHVAYMSKQDQHQGQLSLTLDRRDETALTELQQLIHLKTTELTIPPTDPSLDIPALNPQDPLVRLKQVNIRYGDIGILENLNWIIEAGQHWQLSGPNGSGKTGLLSLITGDHPQCYVNDIFVFGFQRGNGESIWQIKQFIGYVSTALQWEYRVSTSCRNVIISGFYDSIGMYSKPSDKQKAIADQWLALMGMSDRGDHPFNKLSYGDQRLLLIARAMVKHPPLLILDEPCLGLDEMNRQLVLALIEKICASQHTTVLYVNHHAEDKIKGIENYLELKKNN, encoded by the coding sequence ATGGCGACGGACATTCGTCTCACCCAATTGACCGTGGATTTCGATGAAAGCTTTACCCTGAACAAGCTCAACTGGCAACTCTCTAGTGACCAGCATTGGGTCATCACGGGAGCCAACGGCTCGGGTAAATCCGCTTTGGCGGCCTTGCTTGCAGGTATGGGTGAGGTAAAAAGCGGCCAATTGGAGGGTCGTCCGAAACGTCCTGCCTTAGTCTCTTTTGAAGCACAAGCCGAACTCATTGCCCGCGAATTAAAAAAAGACGATGCCGACATCATGGACGTGATCTCAGAAGGTACTCCCGTGCATGAGATCCTCTTTGAAGATTGCCAGGATGAGACCTTGGCAAAAGAGCTGATCGATAAGTTTGCTCTAAATCATTTACAAGATCGGGCTTTTCGCAAACTTTCCACTGGGGAGACCCGCAAAGTCCTGCTGATTCGCGCCCTATGCAGCAAGCCAGATCTATTGATATTAGACGAGCCGTTTGATGGTTTAGACGCCGCTACACTCACCCTGCTGCAAGCGCACCTGACGTCCATTGTCGACAGCACACCTATGGTACTGGTATTGAATCGTTTTGATGAAATGCCCGACTTTATTACTCATGTAGCTTACATGAGCAAACAAGATCAGCATCAAGGTCAGCTCAGCTTGACCTTAGACCGCCGTGATGAAACTGCATTAACCGAACTGCAACAATTGATTCATCTAAAAACCACGGAACTTACCATTCCCCCAACCGACCCAAGCTTAGACATACCCGCCCTGAACCCGCAAGATCCTCTGGTACGCCTAAAGCAAGTTAACATTCGCTATGGTGATATCGGTATCTTGGAGAACCTCAATTGGATCATCGAAGCTGGGCAACATTGGCAATTAAGCGGTCCAAATGGCAGTGGCAAAACGGGCTTGTTATCGCTTATCACTGGCGACCATCCGCAATGTTATGTGAATGATATCTTTGTATTTGGTTTCCAGCGCGGTAATGGCGAAAGCATTTGGCAAATCAAGCAGTTTATTGGTTATGTATCGACCGCTCTACAGTGGGAATACCGTGTTAGTACCAGTTGTCGCAATGTGATTATTTCGGGCTTTTACGACAGCATCGGTATGTACAGCAAACCGAGTGACAAACAAAAAGCCATTGCCGACCAGTGGTTGGCCTTAATGGGTATGAGCGATAGAGGCGATCACCCCTTCAATAAATTGTCCTATGGTGATCAACGCTTGTTATTGATCGCACGCGCTATGGTCAAACACCCACCGCTTTTAATTCTCGACGAACCTTGTTTAGGGCTGGATGAGATGAATCGCCAACTGGTATTGGCCTTGATCGAAAAAATATGCGCCAGCCAACACACCACTGTGCTCTACGTGAACCATCATGCGGAAGATAAGATCAAAGGGATAGAGAACTATTTAGAATTGAAGAAGAATAACTAG
- the ilvC gene encoding ketol-acid reductoisomerase, whose protein sequence is MANYFNTLPLREQLEQLGKCRFMDRSEFADGVEALKGKKLVVIGCGAQGLNQGLNLRDSGLDVSYALREAAIAEKRQSWKNATENGFVVGTYEELIPTADVVLNLTPDKQHTSVVKAVMPLMKQGACLSYSHGFNIVEEGMQIRDDLTVIMVAPKCPGSEVRAEYVRGFGVPTLIAVHEDNDPKGEGLALAKAYAVGTGGHKAGVLMSSFIAEVKSDLMGEQTILCGMLQTGSILCFDKMVEEGIDPGYASKLIQYGWETITEALKYGGVTNMLDRLSNPAKIKAFDLSEELKVIMRPLYNKHQDDIINGTFSRVMMEDWANDDKNLLGWRAETAETNFEKTPAGDVEISEQEFFDKGILMVAMVKAGVELAFETMTAAGIIAESAYYESLHETPLIANTIARKKLYEMNATISDTAEYGCYLYNHACLPLLGDFMKGIKTDVIGKGLESDDNGVDNARLIEVNEALRSHPVEAIGKVLRGHMADMKKIV, encoded by the coding sequence ATGGCCAACTACTTCAATACCTTGCCGCTACGCGAGCAACTAGAACAACTAGGCAAATGTCGTTTCATGGACCGTTCTGAATTTGCAGACGGTGTTGAAGCCCTTAAAGGCAAAAAACTGGTTGTCATAGGTTGTGGTGCTCAAGGTCTTAACCAAGGCTTGAACCTACGCGATTCTGGACTAGATGTCTCTTATGCACTACGCGAAGCAGCTATCGCTGAAAAGCGCCAGTCTTGGAAAAATGCCACTGAAAACGGCTTCGTTGTAGGTACTTACGAAGAGCTAATTCCAACCGCTGATGTGGTATTGAACCTGACCCCAGATAAGCAACACACCTCTGTAGTGAAGGCCGTTATGCCGCTTATGAAACAAGGTGCTTGCCTATCTTACTCTCACGGTTTCAACATAGTTGAAGAAGGCATGCAGATCCGTGACGACCTAACTGTCATCATGGTTGCACCTAAATGCCCAGGTTCTGAGGTACGTGCTGAATACGTGCGTGGTTTCGGTGTACCAACGCTTATCGCGGTTCACGAAGACAACGATCCTAAAGGCGAAGGTCTTGCCCTAGCAAAAGCTTACGCTGTGGGTACTGGCGGTCACAAAGCAGGCGTTCTAATGTCTTCTTTCATCGCTGAAGTGAAATCTGACCTTATGGGTGAGCAAACTATCCTTTGTGGTATGTTGCAAACGGGTTCTATCCTTTGCTTCGACAAAATGGTTGAAGAAGGTATCGACCCAGGCTACGCCTCTAAGTTGATCCAATACGGTTGGGAAACCATCACAGAAGCTCTTAAATATGGCGGCGTGACGAACATGCTAGATCGTCTATCTAACCCAGCTAAGATCAAAGCATTCGATCTTTCTGAAGAGCTTAAAGTCATCATGCGTCCGCTTTACAACAAGCACCAAGACGACATCATCAACGGTACATTCTCTCGTGTGATGATGGAAGACTGGGCCAACGACGACAAAAACCTACTAGGTTGGCGTGCAGAAACCGCTGAGACTAACTTCGAAAAAACGCCAGCGGGTGACGTTGAAATCTCTGAGCAAGAGTTCTTCGATAAAGGTATCTTAATGGTTGCTATGGTGAAAGCAGGTGTTGAGCTGGCATTCGAAACCATGACGGCTGCTGGTATCATCGCTGAGTCTGCTTACTACGAGTCTCTACACGAAACGCCGCTGATCGCCAACACCATCGCTCGTAAGAAACTTTACGAAATGAACGCGACTATCTCTGATACTGCGGAATACGGTTGTTACCTATACAACCACGCTTGCCTACCGCTACTAGGTGATTTCATGAAAGGCATTAAGACTGACGTAATAGGTAAAGGTCTTGAGTCTGACGACAATGGCGTAGACAACGCTCGTCTAATCGAGGTAAACGAAGCATTGCGTAGCCACCCAGTAGAAGCCATAGGTAAAGTTCTACGTGGCCACATGGCTGATATGAAGAAAATCGTTTAA
- a CDS encoding AAA family ATPase, whose product MTDNQSTHLERVVIKGFKSIKEMDLEMKPINIVIGANGSGKSNFISLFTFLRTLSEGKLQTYVEKNGFANAFFHFGSKTTPQIEIDINVGQNGYHAKFSHGTNDDNLVFQKEFCTYIGSGKHFDIKGQKGESGLLPGSAADSSYVRKYTRQYLDRCRVYHFHDTSPTASFKKASSLESIDYLHHDAGNLAAFLYELKNSDESHDFYKSYRDIVDAIQTVAPYFHDFYLEPRGNEGEEKVLLRWIHRDHDEPFSANQLSDGTARFICMATLFLQPKVLRPESIILDEPELGLHPAALEVLADIVKATAKENQVICSTQSVTFANQFNPEDFIVVDQEKGASTFKRVDEAALKDWLEDYSMGDIWSKNIIGGRPEW is encoded by the coding sequence ATGACGGATAACCAGAGCACACACTTAGAGCGTGTCGTGATTAAAGGTTTCAAATCTATCAAAGAGATGGATTTAGAAATGAAGCCCATCAATATTGTCATTGGAGCGAATGGCTCGGGCAAGTCTAATTTTATTTCCTTATTTACTTTCTTACGAACTTTGTCAGAAGGGAAATTACAGACTTATGTTGAAAAAAATGGTTTCGCAAATGCATTTTTCCACTTTGGCTCTAAAACCACACCTCAAATCGAAATTGATATAAATGTCGGGCAAAATGGATATCATGCAAAATTCAGCCACGGAACAAATGATGACAATTTAGTTTTTCAGAAAGAGTTTTGTACTTACATTGGGTCAGGTAAGCACTTTGATATTAAAGGCCAAAAGGGAGAAAGTGGTCTTCTACCTGGGTCTGCTGCTGATAGCTCATATGTTAGAAAGTATACTCGTCAATATTTGGACAGATGCCGTGTTTATCATTTCCACGATACAAGCCCAACAGCTTCATTCAAAAAAGCATCCTCTTTAGAATCTATAGATTACTTACATCATGATGCTGGTAATTTAGCCGCATTCTTATATGAGTTGAAAAATAGTGATGAGAGTCATGATTTCTACAAAAGCTATCGGGATATAGTGGATGCTATACAAACGGTAGCGCCTTATTTCCACGATTTTTATCTTGAGCCGCGGGGCAACGAAGGAGAAGAAAAAGTGTTGTTACGGTGGATTCATCGTGATCATGATGAACCTTTTTCTGCGAATCAACTTTCTGATGGTACTGCGCGTTTTATTTGTATGGCTACTCTCTTTCTACAACCTAAGGTACTTAGGCCTGAGTCTATTATTCTCGATGAGCCAGAGCTTGGCTTGCATCCTGCTGCTTTAGAGGTATTAGCCGATATAGTTAAAGCAACGGCGAAAGAAAACCAAGTTATCTGCTCAACTCAGTCAGTCACCTTTGCTAACCAGTTTAATCCAGAAGATTTTATTGTGGTAGATCAGGAAAAGGGCGCATCAACGTTTAAACGGGTTGATGAGGCGGCTCTAAAAGATTGGTTAGAAGATTACTCCATGGGAGATATTTGGTCTAAAAATATTATTGGAGGGCGACCTGAATGGTAA
- a CDS encoding GGDEF domain-containing protein: MNWQQKLTLRKQFGLLILVVILLFIAVGYALQTKLDSTQQILHELTEQALPSMAEASERAILSTELFLAIEQFTQASNPASRRIADQEVQNKIKETANLVNQVDKGSTEVLKLKSLKDEVAQLTLLIDQKLNLAEQIQERLEHINQLQASSAQLFLGNDNLKNSMLLWQLNFSTIIAKAYQSANSNQLTQLLNLEQDIQLLLDSMQAYAQKHPIYFSNLNTINTQLQQDLLSDQGLIRLRTDYLRVSGRSRGREHFIRNLIDDYSNVNEQIAFNETANLKAEVTELADDLSMQKSWLVGAFMIFVVMIGIILLHYQWVIHRLKRLTEKLSGMSTNHTKQQKSVDEIDELFLAFEDFSNTINIQTQRLESLSLTDSLTSVANRRAFDQRLRETLTHAQVLSILLIDVDYFKQFNDTYGHLKGDEALQKVASSLHQTLSGEACLFARYGGEEFVAILPNHNIADAKNKAQQAIQAIHECQIEHASSQVSDRISISLGLVTRQANQQTDADTLMRFADQALYYSKAQGRNQATHFDDIKAV; the protein is encoded by the coding sequence GTGAATTGGCAGCAAAAATTAACCTTGAGAAAGCAATTCGGCTTGCTCATTTTGGTGGTTATTTTGTTGTTTATAGCAGTGGGGTATGCCTTACAAACCAAACTCGATAGTACCCAGCAAATACTTCACGAACTCACAGAACAAGCTTTACCCTCTATGGCAGAGGCCAGTGAAAGAGCCATTCTATCAACTGAACTGTTTCTCGCCATTGAACAATTTACTCAAGCCAGTAACCCGGCTTCACGTCGGATTGCCGATCAAGAAGTTCAAAATAAAATTAAGGAAACAGCCAATTTAGTTAATCAAGTCGATAAGGGGTCGACTGAAGTTCTCAAATTAAAAAGCCTCAAAGATGAAGTAGCCCAGCTGACACTGTTAATCGATCAAAAGCTCAATTTAGCTGAACAAATTCAAGAACGCTTAGAGCACATAAATCAATTGCAAGCATCCTCCGCGCAACTCTTCCTTGGAAACGACAATCTAAAAAACAGCATGTTACTCTGGCAATTAAACTTCAGCACTATCATAGCTAAGGCCTATCAGTCAGCCAATTCGAATCAACTTACGCAGTTATTGAACTTAGAGCAAGATATCCAATTATTATTAGACAGCATGCAAGCCTATGCACAAAAGCACCCTATTTATTTCTCCAATTTAAATACAATTAATACGCAATTACAGCAAGATCTGTTGTCCGATCAAGGACTCATTCGTCTTAGAACCGACTACCTTAGAGTCAGTGGTCGTAGTCGTGGTCGAGAGCATTTCATCCGTAATCTGATCGACGATTACAGCAATGTAAATGAGCAGATTGCCTTTAATGAGACTGCTAATCTAAAAGCTGAAGTGACAGAGTTGGCCGATGACTTATCCATGCAAAAAAGTTGGTTGGTTGGGGCTTTTATGATTTTTGTGGTCATGATAGGCATTATTTTACTTCACTATCAATGGGTTATTCACCGACTCAAGCGCCTGACCGAAAAGCTCAGTGGTATGAGCACAAATCACACCAAGCAACAAAAAAGTGTGGATGAAATTGATGAGCTTTTCCTTGCCTTTGAGGACTTTTCCAATACCATTAATATACAAACTCAACGTCTAGAAAGCCTGTCACTCACTGATAGTCTGACTTCTGTAGCAAACCGAAGAGCCTTTGATCAGAGATTAAGAGAAACACTAACACACGCTCAAGTGCTATCCATCTTGTTGATTGATGTGGATTATTTCAAACAATTTAACGACACCTATGGGCATTTAAAGGGTGATGAAGCCTTACAGAAAGTCGCTAGTAGCTTGCACCAAACGCTCTCTGGAGAAGCCTGTTTATTTGCTCGATATGGTGGCGAGGAGTTTGTCGCTATTTTGCCAAACCACAACATTGCCGATGCTAAAAACAAGGCTCAGCAGGCAATTCAAGCCATTCACGAATGTCAGATTGAGCATGCCAGCAGTCAGGTAAGTGACCGTATCAGCATTAGCCTTGGTTTGGTGACACGTCAAGCAAATCAACAGACTGATGCTGACACCTTAATGAGATTTGCCGATCAAGCCCTTTACTACTCAAAAGCACAAGGACGTAATCAAGCGACACATTTTGATGACATCAAAGCGGTCTAA
- the ilvY gene encoding HTH-type transcriptional activator IlvY has translation MNSKAIKHFLALAESLHFGRASEECHISISALSRNIRQLEEEVGVALFARDNRTVTLTQEGKKFLVYAREASSQWRLIRHELSDNSDQLHGEISIYCSVTASYSFLFDLLNRFRQVHPGIEIKLHTGDPDDAISRILDGKEDLTIAARPDNMHPSLAFKPITFSPLVFIAPNEQHLPSVPTVPPGSFEAWAQVPMIVSEAGVSRNRVDNWFYQHNISPKIYAQVAGNEAIVSMVSLGFGIGVVPKIVLDNSPLQDRVKIWPVLPELAPYDIGLFTLQKNLKNPMISAFWELMVERRAT, from the coding sequence TTGAATAGTAAAGCCATTAAACACTTTTTAGCACTGGCAGAAAGCCTGCATTTTGGCCGTGCCAGTGAAGAGTGTCACATCAGTATTTCTGCTTTGTCGCGCAACATTCGCCAATTAGAAGAAGAGGTGGGTGTGGCTTTGTTTGCCCGAGATAATCGCACCGTGACTTTGACGCAAGAAGGCAAAAAGTTCTTAGTGTATGCCCGCGAAGCCAGCAGCCAATGGCGTTTAATTCGTCATGAGTTGTCAGACAATTCTGATCAGTTGCACGGTGAAATCAGTATTTATTGTTCGGTCACCGCAAGCTATAGCTTTTTGTTTGATTTGTTGAATCGTTTTCGACAAGTTCACCCAGGTATTGAAATTAAGCTGCACACAGGGGACCCTGATGATGCTATTAGCCGCATATTGGACGGTAAAGAAGATCTTACTATTGCGGCGCGTCCTGACAATATGCATCCTAGCTTAGCGTTTAAACCCATTACCTTTTCGCCCTTGGTGTTTATTGCGCCTAATGAACAGCATTTACCCAGTGTGCCGACTGTGCCGCCAGGATCGTTTGAGGCTTGGGCACAAGTGCCTATGATAGTGTCCGAAGCTGGAGTGTCACGAAATCGTGTTGATAATTGGTTTTATCAGCACAACATCAGTCCGAAAATATACGCGCAAGTGGCAGGCAATGAAGCCATTGTAAGTATGGTGAGTTTGGGGTTTGGTATTGGTGTGGTGCCAAAAATCGTATTAGACAATAGCCCTTTGCAAGATAGGGTAAAAATTTGGCCAGTGCTACCGGAATTAGCGCCTTATGATATTGGTTTGTTTACTCTGCAGAAAAACCTAAAAAACCCTATGATTTCAGCCTTCTGGGAATTGATGGTGGAGCGACGAGCCACTTAA
- a CDS encoding sugar transporter, protein MTAIPPLEETVSRRVQYLRVFILGFSAFIFNTTEFVPVGLLTDIAESFAIAPAQVGWMLTIYAWIVALMSLPMMLLTRNMERKTLLLALFTLFIVSHLLTVFAWNYGALLVSRIGIAFAHAVFWSITASIAIRVAPPGKETFALSVLATGTGLAMVLGVPAGRIIGQLLGWRATFAVITLVALVVAVILLSLLPKLPSLFSGSLSKVPEVFRNRILLGMYLFIFVIFSAHYTAYSYIEPFLQQVGAVSEHFTTLILLLFGVAGIGGSILFSQFGDRANTLMLVISAVMASVCMLALYFVAQHANGLIFTILLWGAAMMIIGLSMQIKVLSVDSSAADIIMSLYSGIINLGIGAGALLGGQAILLIGLPSVGFSGAFLGALALVILVLLLKAIQVRQVSLNGH, encoded by the coding sequence ATGACAGCTATACCTCCTTTAGAGGAAACGGTTTCGCGCCGTGTCCAATACCTTCGTGTGTTTATTTTGGGTTTTAGTGCCTTTATTTTTAACACCACGGAATTTGTGCCTGTGGGTTTATTGACGGATATTGCCGAGAGCTTTGCCATTGCGCCTGCTCAAGTGGGTTGGATGCTGACCATATACGCTTGGATTGTCGCCCTCATGTCTTTGCCTATGATGCTACTGACACGCAACATGGAGCGTAAGACCTTACTGCTCGCTTTGTTCACGCTCTTTATCGTCAGTCACTTATTAACGGTATTTGCTTGGAATTATGGTGCCTTGCTAGTGAGTCGTATTGGTATCGCCTTTGCTCACGCGGTGTTTTGGTCGATTACGGCGTCCATTGCCATTCGTGTTGCGCCACCGGGCAAAGAAACCTTTGCCTTGAGTGTGTTAGCAACTGGTACTGGATTGGCTATGGTGCTTGGTGTTCCTGCTGGACGAATCATAGGTCAGTTACTTGGTTGGCGAGCCACTTTCGCTGTTATCACCTTGGTTGCCCTTGTGGTCGCTGTGATTCTACTCAGTTTGTTGCCTAAATTGCCGAGTTTGTTTTCCGGTTCGTTAAGTAAGGTACCAGAGGTGTTCCGAAATCGTATTTTGTTGGGAATGTATCTGTTTATATTTGTGATTTTTTCTGCCCACTACACAGCATACAGTTATATTGAACCTTTCTTACAGCAAGTTGGCGCTGTGAGTGAGCACTTTACCACACTTATCTTATTGTTATTTGGCGTCGCAGGGATTGGCGGCAGTATCTTGTTTAGTCAGTTTGGTGATCGTGCTAATACACTTATGTTAGTCATCAGTGCTGTCATGGCCTCTGTTTGCATGTTAGCACTGTATTTTGTGGCCCAGCATGCCAACGGCTTGATCTTTACTATTTTGCTTTGGGGCGCGGCCATGATGATCATTGGTTTGAGTATGCAGATTAAGGTACTCAGTGTCGATAGCAGTGCTGCGGACATTATTATGTCTCTGTACTCAGGCATCATTAACCTAGGGATTGGGGCAGGTGCTTTGCTCGGTGGGCAAGCCATATTACTCATTGGCTTGCCAAGTGTGGGCTTTAGCGGGGCATTTTTGGGGGCACTAGCACTGGTTATACTTGTTCTGCTGTTAAAAGCGATTCAAGTTCGACAGGTTTCATTGAACGGCCATTAG
- a CDS encoding 5'-nucleotidase C-terminal domain-containing protein — MPIINDEESGSYAQLAYLIDQQRQQKTQVAFIFGGESLGPSLLSSMDKGSHIIDLLNSLSPSAMGVSKREFSYQEDELTIRSYEAAFPIVSSNLYDPLTQEPYLEGTQPSVILSQGAVTLGFMSILDPSVAKKYPTDRIKIQKVENAIRNQASLLRKQNADLIVLHYSTYKPLINQLLQEGVIDIGLLKDQNFHLSPHYEDKKHPRNFIIQQKNQALVLDLKLGDQPADNKIQVTATSVDLTQLPPDPKVFRQEQEYDDRLNAFLSRKVGITKNPIDLTRQKVRTAENGFTNYVADVLKQYTEADISLINSGTFRGNVVYPAGSQLSIKDIRNMMPYRNRPVLVEATGQQILDAIEHGLTGLENVSGQFLQVSGLEIHYRSSRPAGQRLITTRFNGRPIDPTLTYKVATLDYLLEGGDGFNMFRTNRLLDYKKPASLILADVILEHIEKEKIIAPKVDGRLQDLP, encoded by the coding sequence ATGCCAATCATTAATGACGAAGAAAGTGGCAGCTATGCTCAACTTGCCTATCTGATTGATCAACAAAGACAGCAGAAAACCCAAGTTGCCTTCATTTTTGGTGGTGAAAGTTTGGGGCCAAGTTTGCTTTCATCAATGGATAAAGGCTCTCATATAATAGATTTACTAAACAGTCTCAGCCCAAGCGCAATGGGCGTATCAAAGCGTGAATTCAGCTATCAAGAAGACGAATTGACAATACGCTCTTATGAAGCGGCCTTTCCTATTGTGTCTAGCAACCTTTATGATCCGCTTACTCAAGAGCCTTATCTAGAAGGTACTCAACCTTCTGTTATTCTATCTCAAGGTGCGGTAACACTAGGATTTATGTCCATACTTGACCCCAGTGTTGCTAAAAAGTATCCAACCGATCGAATAAAGATTCAAAAGGTGGAAAATGCCATTCGTAACCAAGCCAGCTTACTCAGAAAACAAAATGCTGATCTCATCGTGCTGCATTACTCCACCTACAAGCCTCTAATCAATCAACTCTTGCAAGAAGGTGTCATTGATATAGGCTTGCTTAAAGACCAAAACTTTCATTTATCTCCTCACTATGAGGATAAAAAACACCCGCGCAACTTTATCATTCAACAAAAAAATCAGGCCTTAGTATTAGACCTTAAGCTGGGCGACCAGCCAGCAGACAATAAGATCCAAGTTACTGCAACCTCGGTGGATTTGACACAGTTACCACCAGACCCCAAAGTGTTTCGACAAGAACAAGAATACGATGATCGCCTGAATGCCTTTTTATCACGTAAGGTTGGCATCACCAAAAACCCTATTGATTTGACCAGACAAAAGGTCCGAACAGCAGAAAACGGCTTTACCAATTATGTTGCCGATGTTTTAAAGCAATATACCGAAGCCGATATTAGTTTGATTAACAGCGGCACATTTCGGGGGAATGTAGTCTATCCTGCAGGGAGTCAACTCAGCATAAAAGACATTCGCAACATGATGCCTTATCGAAATAGACCGGTATTAGTGGAAGCCACAGGGCAACAGATATTAGACGCAATTGAACATGGTTTAACAGGACTGGAAAATGTTAGCGGACAATTCCTACAAGTGTCAGGACTGGAAATCCATTATCGTAGCAGCAGACCAGCAGGACAAAGACTGATCACAACCCGTTTCAATGGTCGACCTATTGATCCAACCCTAACATACAAAGTGGCCACTTTAGACTATCTTCTTGAAGGCGGAGACGGTTTTAACATGTTCCGAACAAATAGGCTTCTGGACTATAAAAAGCCTGCCAGTTTAATATTGGCCGATGTGATTCTTGAACACATAGAAAAAGAAAAAATCATTGCACCAAAAGTAGATGGTCGCTTGCAAGATTTACCCTAA
- a CDS encoding DUF4276 family protein, with protein MVRIGISVEGSTEERFVKRVLGQYLATKGIYMTPISMGGDVNVERAKNELKKIANNFDFVTTLYDFYGFKKRLDGESKEDLENRLMDSAHEAIRSKFIPYVQMYEFEGLLFSCPESMERGLNESGVQQWCQNVLAEFNDNPESINNSVETAPSKRLLKHTKYRKTTHGPNIAAEIGIPKMREMCIGFHEWLCKIENLV; from the coding sequence ATGGTAAGAATAGGGATATCAGTTGAAGGCTCCACGGAAGAACGATTTGTAAAAAGGGTTTTAGGTCAATATTTAGCAACGAAAGGTATCTATATGACGCCGATCTCAATGGGTGGAGATGTAAATGTTGAACGTGCTAAAAATGAGTTGAAAAAGATTGCTAATAATTTTGATTTTGTTACTACGCTGTATGATTTTTATGGATTCAAAAAAAGATTAGATGGTGAAAGTAAAGAAGACTTAGAGAACAGACTAATGGACTCTGCCCATGAAGCTATAAGATCTAAATTTATTCCATATGTACAAATGTATGAATTTGAAGGTCTTTTATTTTCCTGTCCAGAATCTATGGAAAGAGGTTTAAATGAAAGCGGTGTTCAACAATGGTGTCAGAATGTTTTAGCCGAGTTTAATGATAATCCAGAAAGTATCAATAACTCTGTAGAAACCGCGCCTTCTAAGCGTTTGTTAAAACATACAAAATATAGAAAAACGACACATGGACCCAATATCGCGGCTGAAATCGGCATTCCTAAAATGAGAGAAATGTGCATAGGCTTCCATGAATGGCTATGTAAAATCGAGAATCTTGTATAA